One Ignavibacteriales bacterium DNA segment encodes these proteins:
- the lysC gene encoding lysine-sensitive aspartokinase 3 yields the protein MMKFGGTSVQDAEAFKRTIEIIKTRLDKNPIVVLSATAGTTDSLESLCKNASEGEEAVCEKILSDLKEKHHLIARELVKDTSRLEELIKILDEKIAQISDLVKGIFLLSELSKRSRARILAFGEILSTNILVYTLTDMGYKCALLDSRDFIITDEEPLNGDPQKEIITNKVKEFITPLQDGKTIPVAQGFIAKSVSGSATTLGRGGSDYTASLIGMALNADEIEIWTDVDGILTADPRKVKGTQIVKEVTFREAAELAFFGAKVLHPSTITPAVEKGIPVRVLNSHNPDNPGTLIKDDIDHGEHDIKSITCKENIKVINIYSPRMLLAHGFLKKIFEIFDKYRTSVDLITTSEVNVSLTLDNEERIADIIKELEEFSEVSLEEDKALVCVIGKDIKNTKGIATKIFESLEDFNITMISQGASLINLSFVVERKDLGSVVQALHDRFFA from the coding sequence GTGATGAAATTCGGGGGCACATCCGTACAGGATGCGGAAGCCTTCAAAAGGACAATAGAAATTATAAAAACCAGGCTGGACAAGAATCCAATCGTGGTTTTATCGGCGACGGCGGGAACAACCGATTCTCTCGAGTCCCTTTGTAAAAATGCAAGCGAAGGCGAGGAAGCCGTTTGTGAAAAGATATTATCCGACCTTAAAGAAAAACATCATCTTATCGCGAGGGAGCTGGTCAAAGATACGAGCAGGCTGGAAGAGCTGATAAAAATACTGGATGAGAAGATCGCGCAAATCTCCGACCTGGTAAAAGGAATTTTCCTTTTATCGGAGCTGTCCAAGCGAAGCCGTGCGAGAATACTGGCCTTCGGAGAGATATTATCAACTAACATACTTGTTTATACACTTACGGATATGGGATATAAGTGCGCGCTGCTCGATTCGCGGGATTTTATTATAACCGACGAGGAGCCGCTGAATGGAGACCCGCAAAAAGAGATTATTACAAATAAAGTAAAAGAGTTTATAACGCCTTTGCAGGATGGCAAAACAATCCCGGTCGCGCAGGGTTTTATCGCAAAATCGGTGTCGGGCAGCGCAACTACTCTTGGGCGGGGAGGTTCGGATTACACGGCTTCGCTCATCGGCATGGCTTTAAATGCAGATGAAATTGAAATCTGGACCGACGTAGACGGAATTTTAACGGCTGACCCGCGAAAAGTAAAAGGTACACAGATTGTTAAGGAAGTTACTTTCCGGGAGGCGGCAGAGCTGGCATTTTTCGGAGCGAAGGTGCTTCATCCTTCCACAATTACTCCGGCAGTGGAAAAAGGTATACCGGTGCGAGTACTGAATTCGCACAACCCGGATAACCCCGGCACTCTAATAAAAGACGATATCGATCACGGTGAGCATGATATTAAATCAATCACATGCAAAGAAAATATTAAAGTAATAAACATATATTCGCCGAGGATGCTTCTCGCACACGGATTCCTCAAGAAAATATTCGAGATATTCGATAAATACAGGACTTCGGTTGATCTAATCACAACTTCGGAGGTGAACGTATCGCTGACGCTTGACAATGAGGAGAGAATTGCGGACATTATAAAGGAATTAGAGGAATTTTCGGAAGTAAGCCTGGAAGAGGACAAAGCTCTGGTCTGTGTGATTGGTAAGGATATTAAAAACACTAAGGGAATAGCGACAAAGATATTCGAATCCCTCGAAGACTTTAATATTACAATGATATCACAGGGAGCATCTCTGATAAATCTTAGCTTCGTAGTAGAAAGAAAAGATCTGGGCAGTGTTGTGCAGGCTCTGCATGACCGGTTTTTCGCATAA
- a CDS encoding 4-hydroxy-tetrahydrodipicolinate reductase codes for MDIYIIGYGKMGKEVEKILTSRNHSAAGTLDIGDDINSADAGYSICIDFTTPDAFKNNYKTIADKFAGAVVGTTGWNDIKDEVTGYFKEKGKSLVYASNFSVGVNIFFDALERLSSLTSQAGGYNPYVVELHHSEKKDAPSGTAKTMESIIEEYYKESINIASVRSGNIKGIHEAGFDSNADRITLKHEALSREGFALGAVMAAEWLTEEPGVWNFRELLNKKLKLG; via the coding sequence ATGGATATCTACATAATCGGTTATGGTAAAATGGGAAAGGAAGTGGAGAAGATACTCACTTCACGGAATCACTCCGCTGCTGGGACGCTGGATATAGGTGACGACATTAATTCAGCCGATGCAGGATATTCTATCTGCATAGATTTTACGACACCGGACGCGTTTAAGAATAACTATAAAACGATTGCAGACAAGTTTGCGGGAGCTGTAGTAGGTACAACGGGCTGGAATGATATAAAAGACGAAGTGACAGGCTATTTCAAAGAAAAAGGGAAGAGTCTGGTTTATGCGAGTAATTTCTCAGTCGGAGTGAACATTTTTTTCGATGCGCTCGAGAGGCTCTCCTCACTAACATCACAAGCGGGCGGGTATAACCCTTATGTGGTGGAACTTCATCACAGTGAGAAGAAGGATGCTCCATCCGGGACGGCAAAAACAATGGAATCCATTATAGAAGAATATTACAAAGAGAGTATCAACATTGCCTCAGTAAGAAGCGGTAATATAAAAGGAATACATGAGGCAGGATTCGACTCGAACGCAGACAGGATAACTCTAAAGCACGAAGCGCTGTCGCGTGAAGGATTTGCGCTCGGTGCAGTTATGGCAGCGGAATGGCTGACCGAAGAACCGGGAGTATGGAATTTCAGAGAACTATTAAACAAAAAACTGAAACTGGGATAA
- the asd gene encoding aspartate-semialdehyde dehydrogenase has translation MDKIKVGILGCTGAVGQKFIALLEGHPFFEISAISASEKSAGQKFGERVNWIETTPLPENIADMVISDCTGDLDAKILFSALDSSVAGDVETQMADRGHVVVSNSKNHRMDENVPLIIPEINGDHFALINSQPGKNSSGGFIVTNPNCATVVLALSLYPFHKNFGVESVIVTTMQAVSGAGYPGVPALDILGNLIPHIGGGEEEKLETEPLKILGSLDQNKIKFADFNVSASVNRVPVRDGHTVSVSVKLKNPASKEEILRAIDAAPTLDLPSAPEQLLRYLDTPGRPRPLTDAYAGNGMSVTVGHLRPCTVLHWKYTALGHNTIRGAAGAAILNAEYMVKNNLLS, from the coding sequence TTGGATAAAATAAAAGTTGGAATATTAGGATGTACCGGAGCCGTGGGGCAGAAGTTCATCGCCCTGCTTGAGGGACATCCCTTCTTCGAGATAAGCGCTATCTCCGCCTCCGAAAAGTCCGCCGGGCAAAAATTCGGCGAGAGGGTTAACTGGATCGAGACCACTCCCCTCCCCGAAAATATCGCGGATATGGTTATTAGCGACTGCACTGGCGATCTGGACGCGAAGATACTCTTCTCCGCGCTTGATTCATCCGTCGCTGGTGACGTCGAAACACAAATGGCAGACCGGGGTCACGTAGTTGTCAGCAATTCTAAGAATCACCGCATGGATGAAAATGTCCCGCTTATCATCCCAGAGATTAACGGAGATCACTTCGCGCTCATTAATTCACAGCCGGGCAAAAACAGCTCCGGCGGTTTCATCGTCACAAACCCTAACTGCGCCACCGTCGTGCTCGCGCTCTCCCTCTACCCGTTCCATAAAAATTTCGGCGTCGAGAGCGTCATCGTTACCACCATGCAGGCGGTTTCCGGAGCCGGATACCCCGGCGTCCCGGCATTGGACATCCTGGGAAATCTGATTCCTCACATCGGCGGAGGCGAAGAAGAAAAATTGGAGACCGAGCCTCTAAAAATCCTCGGCTCCCTCGATCAAAACAAAATAAAGTTTGCGGACTTCAATGTTTCCGCCTCGGTGAACCGTGTACCCGTCAGAGACGGCCACACTGTCTCCGTCTCCGTAAAGCTAAAAAATCCCGCATCAAAGGAAGAAATTCTTCGTGCCATCGACGCCGCCCCGACGCTGGACTTGCCGTCTGCCCCGGAGCAGCTCCTGCGCTATCTGGACACCCCGGGACGACCGCGACCCCTCACCGACGCGTACGCCGGCAACGGCATGAGCGTGACAGTGGGACACTTGCGCCCCTGCACCGTCCTCCACTGGAAATACACCGCGCTAGGACATAATACCATACGTGGAGCCGCAGGCGCCGCGATCCTTAACGCTGAATACATGGTAAAAAACAATTTGCTGTCATGA
- a CDS encoding 2,3,4,5-tetrahydropyridine-2,6-dicarboxylate N-succinyltransferase, with protein MSAELQSKLKELQAQGDSLDIDDAITFFADIRTYLEKGLIRTAEKVNGEWKVNHWVKEAIIFGFKVGTLEEVKHQPWSYFDKSTLPLHPLDVENKVRLVPGGSSIRSGSCVSAGTIVMPPSYINIGAFIDMGCMIDSHALVGSCAQMGKNVHLSAASQIGGVLEPIGALPVIIEDNVFIGGNCGIYEGTIVKQRAVIGTGVILNASTPVFDNTTGEFIRKQTDIPLTIPEGAVVIAGTRPISSGKGADAGIQIYCPIIIKYRDDKTDNAITLEEALR; from the coding sequence ATGTCAGCAGAACTGCAAAGCAAATTAAAAGAATTACAGGCTCAGGGCGATAGTCTCGACATAGATGATGCTATTACTTTCTTCGCCGACATAAGAACATACCTGGAGAAGGGACTTATACGTACCGCAGAAAAAGTAAATGGCGAATGGAAAGTAAATCACTGGGTTAAAGAAGCGATAATTTTCGGATTTAAAGTCGGAACTCTAGAAGAAGTAAAACACCAGCCGTGGAGCTACTTCGATAAATCAACTCTTCCACTGCATCCGCTGGACGTAGAGAATAAGGTCAGGCTGGTGCCGGGCGGTTCATCTATTCGAAGCGGGAGCTGTGTGTCCGCCGGAACAATAGTAATGCCCCCATCTTACATAAACATCGGTGCGTTCATCGATATGGGATGCATGATAGACTCCCACGCGCTCGTGGGCTCATGCGCGCAAATGGGAAAGAACGTTCATCTCTCTGCAGCATCACAGATCGGCGGGGTACTCGAGCCGATAGGAGCACTGCCCGTTATTATAGAGGACAATGTTTTTATCGGAGGTAACTGCGGTATATATGAAGGCACGATCGTAAAACAAAGAGCGGTAATAGGAACCGGTGTTATTCTAAACGCATCCACACCCGTGTTCGATAATACAACAGGAGAATTTATAAGAAAGCAAACCGATATTCCTCTAACAATACCGGAGGGTGCCGTGGTAATTGCAGGGACAAGACCTATTTCATCCGGGAAAGGTGCTGATGCGGGCATCCAGATCTACTGCCCTATAATAATCAAGTACAGGGACGATAAGACAGATAACGCCATTACGCTGGAGGAAGCGCTCAGATAA
- a CDS encoding 4-hydroxy-tetrahydrodipicolinate synthase has protein sequence MKVTKLSGVGTALITPFDIGYNIDFDCYRRLIKRQVEAGVHFLVPLGTTAETPCLNEEEKLAILGVTIDEVDGRVPVIAGVGTNNTEQVITKIIDYEKLNPDGYMVVTPYYNKPTQQGLYTHFSAIAHCTDKPIVMYNVPSRTGTNMTAETTLRLAEINNIIAVKEASSDYTQINEIIRNAPDGFSVISGNDIETLPLCVSGATGVISVVSNVVPGDMAQLMKQIAGGKWDDARKLHHKLTPMFNNCFIESNPIPAKAAMNELGLIENVLRPPLYHATERTVQIMKETLLALN, from the coding sequence ATGAAGGTCACAAAACTAAGCGGTGTAGGCACAGCTCTCATAACACCGTTCGACATAGGGTACAACATAGATTTCGACTGCTATAGGAGACTCATAAAAAGACAGGTAGAGGCAGGCGTACATTTTCTGGTGCCACTCGGAACAACCGCAGAGACTCCATGCCTTAACGAAGAAGAGAAACTCGCTATCCTCGGCGTAACGATCGATGAGGTGGACGGGAGAGTTCCTGTCATAGCCGGTGTGGGTACAAACAATACAGAACAGGTGATCACAAAGATAATAGATTACGAAAAACTGAACCCAGACGGGTATATGGTTGTGACGCCTTATTATAATAAACCTACACAGCAGGGATTGTATACGCATTTCAGCGCGATTGCACACTGTACAGATAAACCAATAGTAATGTATAATGTGCCTTCTAGAACCGGTACAAACATGACCGCGGAAACAACACTCAGACTGGCGGAAATTAATAACATAATCGCAGTTAAGGAGGCATCAAGTGATTATACACAGATAAACGAAATAATAAGGAATGCACCGGACGGTTTTTCGGTAATATCGGGCAATGACATAGAAACTCTTCCCCTATGTGTGAGCGGAGCGACAGGAGTAATAAGTGTTGTTTCAAACGTAGTGCCGGGTGATATGGCTCAATTGATGAAGCAGATCGCAGGAGGTAAATGGGATGACGCAAGGAAACTTCACCATAAGTTAACTCCGATGTTTAACAACTGCTTCATAGAAAGTAACCCCATACCAGCAAAGGCGGCGATGAATGAGCTGGGACTTATCGAAAATGTATTGCGACCTCCTCTATATCACGCAACGGAAAGAACCGTGCAGATAATGAAGGAAACATTATTAGCGTTAAATTAA
- the lysA gene encoding diaminopimelate decarboxylase encodes MNHWIKTNPFFTLNDFEDIYRLVSESETPSFIYSRKVIERQYSLLKDNLPEKIKIFYAQKSNPNKGILNAIKDLGAGCDTASLGEMAKALDAGFPEDKIMLTGPAKTQRELAFALQRKIYSINVESLQELELLNKLAEQIGTKQEILVRINPPFEAGETNTIIGGMGVSKFGIDVDYVPEFIESALKMKNVVIKGIHIFNSSQILDWRKIYRNTIDVIDSAMEISSNFEIELKRLDMGGGFGIPYSQNEKELDIATLGSKIAELLEAPDYKDFLSNAELIYEPGRYLSGMSGIYITKVLYTKVSNGRKIALIDGGIHHLIRPILIGQPHPIVNLTAIRNGRNETDKYMVAGPLCTSLDRFDTSAVLNEVHPGDILAVLNAGAYGYTESMPLFLSHKPAPEIFLN; translated from the coding sequence ATGAACCACTGGATAAAAACCAACCCGTTTTTTACTTTAAACGACTTCGAAGACATCTACCGGCTGGTTTCGGAGAGCGAAACTCCATCTTTTATCTACTCCAGAAAGGTGATCGAAAGGCAATATAGTCTCCTTAAAGATAATCTTCCTGAAAAGATAAAGATTTTCTACGCGCAAAAGAGTAACCCAAACAAAGGTATTCTAAATGCAATCAAAGATCTCGGAGCCGGATGTGACACTGCGTCGCTTGGCGAAATGGCAAAAGCATTAGACGCAGGGTTTCCCGAAGACAAAATAATGCTGACGGGACCGGCAAAAACCCAAAGAGAATTAGCGTTCGCTCTACAAAGGAAGATATATTCTATAAACGTCGAATCGTTACAGGAGCTTGAGCTTCTTAACAAGCTTGCGGAACAGATCGGAACAAAGCAGGAGATACTTGTGCGGATCAATCCGCCATTCGAAGCAGGAGAAACGAATACGATAATAGGCGGAATGGGAGTGAGCAAGTTTGGGATAGACGTAGATTACGTACCGGAGTTCATCGAGAGCGCGCTTAAAATGAAGAATGTCGTTATAAAAGGTATCCACATATTCAATTCATCACAGATACTGGATTGGAGAAAAATATACCGCAATACGATCGACGTGATAGATTCAGCAATGGAGATAAGCAGTAATTTCGAGATCGAACTAAAACGGCTGGATATGGGCGGGGGTTTCGGGATCCCATACTCACAAAACGAAAAGGAACTGGATATAGCAACACTAGGAAGCAAAATAGCAGAACTGCTGGAAGCTCCGGACTATAAAGATTTTCTATCCAATGCAGAACTGATATATGAACCCGGCAGATACCTCTCAGGAATGAGCGGGATATACATTACAAAAGTCCTTTATACCAAAGTATCTAACGGCAGAAAGATAGCCCTGATCGACGGCGGTATACATCACCTGATACGCCCGATACTAATAGGACAGCCTCACCCTATTGTAAATCTCACAGCAATACGAAATGGCAGAAATGAAACCGATAAATACATGGTGGCAGGTCCATTATGTACGTCGCTGGATAGATTCGATACATCTGCGGTACTGAATGAGGTTCACCCGGGAGACATACTTGCCGTACTGAATGCCGGTGCATACGGATACACAGAGAGTATGCC